CAGGTGACGCCTGGAGTGAGTGGGTTCCCGGTCACACTGGAATGAAGATGGACAGCAGATTCCCTGAGACCCCACCAAGGTCCAGGCCGCAAAGATGGAGCACAAAAGAGCATCAGCAACATGGGTGCGAGCCTGACGTTTGTGGTGTCATCAGAAGAGTGAATTGGATGCGTGTGTTCTAAATTTACCGGTATATGAAAACGTTGTCAAGTGGCTAGGGATGTCCCTGACACGCAATCTCTTCACACAGGCCACATTCGGACCCTGGTGATGGAAACGTTTGAATTGTCTGGTGGGCATACCTTCGCCCTCAGAGCAACTTGCACGCCTGACACACGTTCACTACAATGGGGGCAACAGAGGTTTACACCTGGAGCCCAACCTCCATACGTTGGCCTGGCGGAGTCTGAAAACAGCCGCCTTTTTTATTGCCGAATTCACCTCAGGGACAGGAGAAGCAAGATGACCCTCCAGATGCAGCACCAACCAGAGACCCGCCCCTCCTTTCGGAGTTCTGTTGGTGTGCAGGAAACTGCCGGGTTGTCTCTGGAACACCTGCTGGTGATCTTGCTTCTGCTGGTCTGGGCACCTGTAAAGTGGTCTGTTCATCAATCTTCTCCCACCCTGCACCCAAAGGTGGGGCATGCTCTGCCCATTCACCTGACTTACACGCTGCCCCAGCAGAGCCTCTGGGCCATCCTGCAGCAACAGCACGAAGGGCAGGACGATGAACTGCTCACAGTTGGAGCGTGGCAACCTGCTCTTTCATTCCTGCAGGTTCTGCAACAGAAGCCCTTCGTTCCTGATCCTGCACTGTTTGACGAAAAGTCCCATCCCTTGCAGCTGTACCAGAAACAGCAGTTGGATGCTCCCTGATCCACAAGAGAGAGACTGTTTTCTTCCTCTCTGGAGCCCTCTCTGTTTCTTGTTTGTGGAGGTACCATGACCAGCCTTGCCCTGCTGATTGCTGCACTGCTGCTGATTCTCAGCATTGTCACCAGCAAACTCTCCGGACGCCTTGGCATTCCCGGGCTCCTGCTCTTCCTGATCATCGGCATGATTGCTGGCAGTGAAGGGCCCGGAGGCATCGAATTTGCCAATTACACCATCACCCAGTTCGTGGGCATCATCGCCCTGGTGTTCATCCTGTACACCGGCGGTCTGGAAACCCACTGGAAGAGCACCAGACCCATTCTGCGCAGAGGCATCGTGCTGGCGACGTTCGGGGTTCTGGTGACCACCGGAATCGCTGGCTACGTGGCCAGCCTGCTCTTTCACATTCCCCTGATGCACGGCCTCTTGATGGGGGCTGTCGTGGCCTCCACAGATGCCTCTGCTGTGTTCAGCGTGCTCAAAGAACGGGCTCTGGACCTCAAAGGCAGCATCAAACCCCTGCTGGAATTTGAATCTGGCAGCAATGATCCGATGGCTGTCTTTCTGACCATTGGTCTTATTGAACTGATCGAACATCCGGGCCACCCGTGGTATTCCATCGTGCCCGAATTCATTCAGGAGATGTCCATCGGAGCCATTTTTGGGCTGCTGCTTGGACGCTTTGCCGTGCTGCTCTTCAACAAGAGCAACCTGATGTTCGACGGACTGTATTCGGTGCTGAGTCTGGGTCTGGCCCTGCTCATTTACAGCCTCACAGCTGTAGCAGGAGGCAGTGGATTTCTGGCAGTGTACCTGGCCGCCATCGTGATCGGCAACAGTGAATTCATCCACAAGAAAAGTGTGGTGCACTTCCATGACGGCATCTCGTGGCTGATGAGCATCGGAATGTTCCTGATCCTGGGTCTGCTGGTGTTCCCTTCCCAGCTTCTGGCAGTGGCCGAACCTGCCCTGATTCTCGCCCTCATCCTGATGTTTGTTGCGAGGCCCCTCAGCGTGTACCTTTCGACGCTCTTTTCAAAAATGCCCTTTGCAGAAAAAACCATGGTTGCCTGGGTAGGACTCAGAGGAGCGGTCCCCATCACCCTTGCCACCTTTCCCCTGCTCGCCGGAGTTGAGCATTCCCAGACCATCTTCAATGCAGCGTTTTTCATTGTGCTGTCTTCCATTCTGGTGCAGGGTACCAGCCTCCCCCTGGTGGCCCGCTGGTTGAATGTGGGCAGCAAGGCCATCTCCGAGCGGCCCATGCCTCTGGATTACACCCCCACTGGACGCAACAAAAATGACCTGCAGGAGATCACCATTCCCAGAGGGTCCCGCATGCACGGCCTGCGCATTGTGGATGCCCACCTCCCAGAAGAAGCCCTGATTGTGTTGATCCTTCGTGCAGGAGAGTATGTGATCCCCCGGGGGTCCACCGAATTGCGAGAAGGCGACATCCTGCAGGTGCTGGGGTCCAAAGCATCCGTTGAACAGGTCAAAACCCTGCTGCAACCTGCAGGGTGAAATGCTTCAAGAAAATGGGGGTGGATGCTGGGTCTCGCATCCACCCCTTCTGCCCAGAGGACCATTTACCTGTGAGTGAACCAGAAAAGCAGCAGGGCCAGCGTCACAGTCACTGCTGCCACTGGTGTCCCGTACTTCATGAAGCCAATAAAGGTGATCTTGTACCCTTCACGGTCTGCCAGATCTGCAGAAACAATGTTGGCACTGGCTCCAATCAGGGTCAGGTTTCCTCCCAGACAGGCCCCCAGCGACAAAGCCCACCACAGGGGGTCCATGCTGGGTCCAAGTGCGCCTTCCATTTCCTGCAGCACTTTGGCCATGCTGATGGTGAAGGGAATGTTGTCCACAAATCCTGAGATCAGGGCACTGGAGAACCCCAGCAGCAAAATTCCACTGCTGATGTCCTGACCAATCCACTGCTGCAGGGCAGAAGCCACAATCGAAAACACCCCCGAGTGCTCCAGGCCACCAATCACAATGAAGAGGCCCATGAAGAAAATCAGAGTGGTCCATTCCACTTTCTCCATGATCCAGGCCGCAGAAAGACGGGTCATCAGGGCCAGTATGGTGCTGGTGAGAAGGGCAATCACTCCTGGCTCAAGGCCCAGGGGCCTTGCCAGCACAAACAGCACAATGGTGACCCC
Above is a genomic segment from Deinococcus cellulosilyticus NBRC 106333 = KACC 11606 containing:
- a CDS encoding potassium/proton antiporter; translated protein: MTSLALLIAALLLILSIVTSKLSGRLGIPGLLLFLIIGMIAGSEGPGGIEFANYTITQFVGIIALVFILYTGGLETHWKSTRPILRRGIVLATFGVLVTTGIAGYVASLLFHIPLMHGLLMGAVVASTDASAVFSVLKERALDLKGSIKPLLEFESGSNDPMAVFLTIGLIELIEHPGHPWYSIVPEFIQEMSIGAIFGLLLGRFAVLLFNKSNLMFDGLYSVLSLGLALLIYSLTAVAGGSGFLAVYLAAIVIGNSEFIHKKSVVHFHDGISWLMSIGMFLILGLLVFPSQLLAVAEPALILALILMFVARPLSVYLSTLFSKMPFAEKTMVAWVGLRGAVPITLATFPLLAGVEHSQTIFNAAFFIVLSSILVQGTSLPLVARWLNVGSKAISERPMPLDYTPTGRNKNDLQEITIPRGSRMHGLRIVDAHLPEEALIVLILRAGEYVIPRGSTELREGDILQVLGSKASVEQVKTLLQPAG